The Coffea eugenioides isolate CCC68of chromosome 8, Ceug_1.0, whole genome shotgun sequence genome has a segment encoding these proteins:
- the LOC113779020 gene encoding homeobox-leucine zipper protein HDG5 isoform X2, whose product MFGDCQILSSMGGNGVPSDSYYPSSIQNPSFSFMTNLPFNIFPPALIPEENGMSRSKEEILESGSGSEHVEGGVSGNEQEAEQQQPTKKKRYHRHTARQIQEMEALFKECPHPDDKQRLKLSQDLGLKPRQVKFWFQNRRTQMKAQQDRADNAILRAENESLKNENYRLQAALRNVVCPNCGGPAVLGEMGFDEQTVRLENARLKEELMQYDRVCALLSQYGGRAIPEIGTSSLLAPSLDLDINMLPRKFEEPIGDCPGMLSMPFIPENPNFSGGVLILDEEKSIAMELAISSVEELMKMCQACEPLWLRTSDGSKEVLNVDEYRRLFQWGVDLKQNPSQVRTEATRHNAVVIMNSITLVDAFLDANKWMELFPSIVSRAKTLQVVTSGISGQASGSLQLMYAELQVPSPLVPTRESHFLRYCHQNAEEGTWAIVDFPLDNFNNNYPTIPYYKRRPSGCIIQDMPNGYSRVTWVEHVEIDSTPLNQTINHLVSSGNVFGAKRWLSVLQRQCERIASLMARNISDLGVIPSPEARKNVMYLSQRMIRTFCMNISNACGQSWTALSDSAEDTVRIATRKVSGPGEPNGLILTAVSTTWLPYPHYQVFDLLRDERRRSQLDVLSNGNALQEVAHIANGSHPGNCVSLLRINVASNSSQKVELMLQESCTDDSGSLIVYTTVDVDSIQLAMNGEDPECIPLLPVGFVIHPLENGSSSHDGSSLDNDQTSENGNNLPADLSGCLLTVGLQVLASTIPTAKLNLSSVTAINQHICNTVQQISAALGNHGSNIGTTSSNDNDNIIIASLGEPSAPAPPPVQPDQVSTP is encoded by the exons ATGTTTGGAGATTGCCAGATTCTGTCATCCATGGGAGGGAATGGTGTTCCTTCAGATTCCTATTATCCCTCCTCCATCCAGAACCCTAGCTTCAGCTTCATGACTAACCTCCCTTTCAACATTTTCCCTCCAGCCCTTATTCCC GAGGAAAACGGGATGTCAAGAAGCAAGGAGGAGATCTTGGAAAGTGGTTCTGGAAGTGAACATGTCGAAGGAGGAGTATCCGGGAACGAGCAAGAAGCCGAACAACAGCAGCCCACAAAGAAAAAACGCTACCATAGGCATACTGCTCGCCAGATCCAAGAAATGGAGGc GTTGTTTAAGGAGTGCCCACATCCAGACGACAAGCAAAGGCTGAAACTTAGCCAAGATTTAGGCCTGAAACCGCGTCAGGTCAAGTTCTGGTTCCAAAACCGTCGAACCCAGATGAAG GCACAGCAAGACCGGGCAGATAATGCTATACTTAGAGCCGAGAATGAGAGCTTGAAGAATGAGAACTATAGGTTGCAAGCTGCCCTTAGGAACGTCGTTTGCCCCAATTGTGGTGGTCCGGCGGTTCTTGGCGAGATGGGCTTTGATGAACAAACTGTTCGTCTTGAAAATGCGAGGCTCAAGGAAGAG TTAATGCAGTATGATCGTGTCTGCGCCTTACTTTCGCAGTACGGTGGGAGGGCAATCCCAGAAATCGGGACAAGTTCCCTTTTGGCTCCTTCCTTGGATTTGGACATCAACATGCTTCCAAGGAAGTTTGAAGAGCCAATTGGTGACTGCCCAGGCATGCTATCTATGCCGTTCATTCCAGAAAATCCCAACTTTTCTGGCGGAGTTCTGATTCTAGACGAGGAGAAAAGCATTGCAATGGAGCTGGCTATTTCATCCGTGGAGGAGCTCATGAAGATGTGCCAAGCTTGTGAACCCCTTTGGCTAAGAACCAGCGATGGTTCAAAAGAAGTGCTAAACGTGGACGAGTACAGAAGGCTGTTTCAGTGGGGAGTGGACCTCAAGCAGAATCCATCCCAAGTCAGGACCGAAGCCACCCGCCACAATGCGGTTGTTATTATGAATAGCATCACTCTGGTTGATGCATTTCTTGATGCT AACAAATGGATGGAACTGTTCCCATCAATTGTCTCTAGAGCAAAAACCCTTCAAGTTGTTACCTCTGGGATTTCTGGTCAAGCTAGTGGTTCTCTTCAGCTG ATGTATGCTGAACTGCAAGTACCATCTCCATTGGTGCCCACCCGAGAGTCTCATTTCTTGCGTTACTGCCACCAGAATGCCGAGGAGGGAACTTGGGCAATTGTGGACTTCCCCCTGGACAATTTCAACAACAATTACCCTACAATTCCCTACTACAAGAGAAGGCCTTCTGGGTGTATCATCCAAGACATGCCCAATGGATATTCAAGG GTTACCTGGGTGGAGCACGTGGAAATTGATTCAACCCCTCTCAATCAAACAATTAACCATTTGGTCAGCAGCGGCAATGTTTTTGGAGCAAAACGTTGGCTATCTGTTTTGCAACGACAGTGTGAAAGAATTGCTAGCCTAATGGCCCGAAACATCTCTGATCTTGGag TGATACCATCTCCAGAAGCAAGAAAAAATGTGATGTATCTGTCGCAGAGGATGATAAGGACTTTTTGTATGAATATAAGCAATGCATGTGGGCAATCATGGACAGCCCTTTCTGATTCTGCTGAGGACACAGTTAGAATTGCAACCAGGAAAGTCTCAGGACCTGGTGAACCCAATGGCCTCATTCTCACTGCTGTCTCAACCACTTGGTTGCCATATCCGCACTACCAAGTCTTTGATCTCCTCAGGGATGAACGACGCAGATCTCAG CTTGATGTGCTTTCCAATGGGAATGCATTGCAAGAAGTGGCTCATATAGCCAATGGCTCTCATCCTGGAAATTGCGTTTCTCTTCTTCGTATTAAT GTGGCAAGCAACTCATCCCAGAAAGTGGAGCTGATGCTGCAAGAGAGCTGCACCGATGATTCCGGAAGTTTAATCGTGTACACCACAGTCGATGTTGATTCAATTCAGCTAGCAATGAACGGTGAAGACCCTGAATGTATCCCTCTCCTGCCAGTGGGATTCGTTATTCACCCCCTTGAAAATGGCAGCAGCAGCCATGACGGCAGCAGCCTGGACAATGATCAGACTTCTGAAAATGGAAACAATTTGCCTGCTGATCTCTCCGGTTGCTTGCTCACTGTGGGACTCCAAGTCCTAGCCAGCACCATCCCAACTGCAAAGCTCAACCTTTCAAGTGTCACCGCCATCAACCAACACATCTGCAACACAGTCCAGCAAATCAGTGCTGCATTAGGCAACCATGGAAGCAACATTGGCACTACTAGTTCGAATGACAATGACAACATCATCATCGCCTCATTGGGCGAGCCATCGGCACCTGCACCACCACCAGTCCAACCTGATCAGGTCTCCACTCCCTAA
- the LOC113779020 gene encoding homeobox-leucine zipper protein HDG5 isoform X3, which translates to MFGDCQILSSMGGNGVPSDSYYPSSIQNPSFSFMTNLPFNIFPPALIPKEENGMSRSKEEILESGSGSEHVEGGVSGNEQEAEQQQPTKKKRYHRHTARQIQEMEALFKECPHPDDKQRLKLSQDLGLKPRQVKFWFQNRRTQMKAQQDRADNAILRAENESLKNENYRLQAALRNVVCPNCGGPAVLGEMGFDEQTVRLENARLKEEYDRVCALLSQYGGRAIPEIGTSSLLAPSLDLDINMLPRKFEEPIGDCPGMLSMPFIPENPNFSGGVLILDEEKSIAMELAISSVEELMKMCQACEPLWLRTSDGSKEVLNVDEYRRLFQWGVDLKQNPSQVRTEATRHNAVVIMNSITLVDAFLDANKWMELFPSIVSRAKTLQVVTSGISGQASGSLQLMYAELQVPSPLVPTRESHFLRYCHQNAEEGTWAIVDFPLDNFNNNYPTIPYYKRRPSGCIIQDMPNGYSRVTWVEHVEIDSTPLNQTINHLVSSGNVFGAKRWLSVLQRQCERIASLMARNISDLGVIPSPEARKNVMYLSQRMIRTFCMNISNACGQSWTALSDSAEDTVRIATRKVSGPGEPNGLILTAVSTTWLPYPHYQVFDLLRDERRRSQLDVLSNGNALQEVAHIANGSHPGNCVSLLRINVASNSSQKVELMLQESCTDDSGSLIVYTTVDVDSIQLAMNGEDPECIPLLPVGFVIHPLENGSSSHDGSSLDNDQTSENGNNLPADLSGCLLTVGLQVLASTIPTAKLNLSSVTAINQHICNTVQQISAALGNHGSNIGTTSSNDNDNIIIASLGEPSAPAPPPVQPDQVSTP; encoded by the exons ATGTTTGGAGATTGCCAGATTCTGTCATCCATGGGAGGGAATGGTGTTCCTTCAGATTCCTATTATCCCTCCTCCATCCAGAACCCTAGCTTCAGCTTCATGACTAACCTCCCTTTCAACATTTTCCCTCCAGCCCTTATTCCC AAGGAGGAAAACGGGATGTCAAGAAGCAAGGAGGAGATCTTGGAAAGTGGTTCTGGAAGTGAACATGTCGAAGGAGGAGTATCCGGGAACGAGCAAGAAGCCGAACAACAGCAGCCCACAAAGAAAAAACGCTACCATAGGCATACTGCTCGCCAGATCCAAGAAATGGAGGc GTTGTTTAAGGAGTGCCCACATCCAGACGACAAGCAAAGGCTGAAACTTAGCCAAGATTTAGGCCTGAAACCGCGTCAGGTCAAGTTCTGGTTCCAAAACCGTCGAACCCAGATGAAG GCACAGCAAGACCGGGCAGATAATGCTATACTTAGAGCCGAGAATGAGAGCTTGAAGAATGAGAACTATAGGTTGCAAGCTGCCCTTAGGAACGTCGTTTGCCCCAATTGTGGTGGTCCGGCGGTTCTTGGCGAGATGGGCTTTGATGAACAAACTGTTCGTCTTGAAAATGCGAGGCTCAAGGAAGAG TATGATCGTGTCTGCGCCTTACTTTCGCAGTACGGTGGGAGGGCAATCCCAGAAATCGGGACAAGTTCCCTTTTGGCTCCTTCCTTGGATTTGGACATCAACATGCTTCCAAGGAAGTTTGAAGAGCCAATTGGTGACTGCCCAGGCATGCTATCTATGCCGTTCATTCCAGAAAATCCCAACTTTTCTGGCGGAGTTCTGATTCTAGACGAGGAGAAAAGCATTGCAATGGAGCTGGCTATTTCATCCGTGGAGGAGCTCATGAAGATGTGCCAAGCTTGTGAACCCCTTTGGCTAAGAACCAGCGATGGTTCAAAAGAAGTGCTAAACGTGGACGAGTACAGAAGGCTGTTTCAGTGGGGAGTGGACCTCAAGCAGAATCCATCCCAAGTCAGGACCGAAGCCACCCGCCACAATGCGGTTGTTATTATGAATAGCATCACTCTGGTTGATGCATTTCTTGATGCT AACAAATGGATGGAACTGTTCCCATCAATTGTCTCTAGAGCAAAAACCCTTCAAGTTGTTACCTCTGGGATTTCTGGTCAAGCTAGTGGTTCTCTTCAGCTG ATGTATGCTGAACTGCAAGTACCATCTCCATTGGTGCCCACCCGAGAGTCTCATTTCTTGCGTTACTGCCACCAGAATGCCGAGGAGGGAACTTGGGCAATTGTGGACTTCCCCCTGGACAATTTCAACAACAATTACCCTACAATTCCCTACTACAAGAGAAGGCCTTCTGGGTGTATCATCCAAGACATGCCCAATGGATATTCAAGG GTTACCTGGGTGGAGCACGTGGAAATTGATTCAACCCCTCTCAATCAAACAATTAACCATTTGGTCAGCAGCGGCAATGTTTTTGGAGCAAAACGTTGGCTATCTGTTTTGCAACGACAGTGTGAAAGAATTGCTAGCCTAATGGCCCGAAACATCTCTGATCTTGGag TGATACCATCTCCAGAAGCAAGAAAAAATGTGATGTATCTGTCGCAGAGGATGATAAGGACTTTTTGTATGAATATAAGCAATGCATGTGGGCAATCATGGACAGCCCTTTCTGATTCTGCTGAGGACACAGTTAGAATTGCAACCAGGAAAGTCTCAGGACCTGGTGAACCCAATGGCCTCATTCTCACTGCTGTCTCAACCACTTGGTTGCCATATCCGCACTACCAAGTCTTTGATCTCCTCAGGGATGAACGACGCAGATCTCAG CTTGATGTGCTTTCCAATGGGAATGCATTGCAAGAAGTGGCTCATATAGCCAATGGCTCTCATCCTGGAAATTGCGTTTCTCTTCTTCGTATTAAT GTGGCAAGCAACTCATCCCAGAAAGTGGAGCTGATGCTGCAAGAGAGCTGCACCGATGATTCCGGAAGTTTAATCGTGTACACCACAGTCGATGTTGATTCAATTCAGCTAGCAATGAACGGTGAAGACCCTGAATGTATCCCTCTCCTGCCAGTGGGATTCGTTATTCACCCCCTTGAAAATGGCAGCAGCAGCCATGACGGCAGCAGCCTGGACAATGATCAGACTTCTGAAAATGGAAACAATTTGCCTGCTGATCTCTCCGGTTGCTTGCTCACTGTGGGACTCCAAGTCCTAGCCAGCACCATCCCAACTGCAAAGCTCAACCTTTCAAGTGTCACCGCCATCAACCAACACATCTGCAACACAGTCCAGCAAATCAGTGCTGCATTAGGCAACCATGGAAGCAACATTGGCACTACTAGTTCGAATGACAATGACAACATCATCATCGCCTCATTGGGCGAGCCATCGGCACCTGCACCACCACCAGTCCAACCTGATCAGGTCTCCACTCCCTAA
- the LOC113779020 gene encoding homeobox-leucine zipper protein HDG5 isoform X1 has translation MFGDCQILSSMGGNGVPSDSYYPSSIQNPSFSFMTNLPFNIFPPALIPKEENGMSRSKEEILESGSGSEHVEGGVSGNEQEAEQQQPTKKKRYHRHTARQIQEMEALFKECPHPDDKQRLKLSQDLGLKPRQVKFWFQNRRTQMKAQQDRADNAILRAENESLKNENYRLQAALRNVVCPNCGGPAVLGEMGFDEQTVRLENARLKEELMQYDRVCALLSQYGGRAIPEIGTSSLLAPSLDLDINMLPRKFEEPIGDCPGMLSMPFIPENPNFSGGVLILDEEKSIAMELAISSVEELMKMCQACEPLWLRTSDGSKEVLNVDEYRRLFQWGVDLKQNPSQVRTEATRHNAVVIMNSITLVDAFLDANKWMELFPSIVSRAKTLQVVTSGISGQASGSLQLMYAELQVPSPLVPTRESHFLRYCHQNAEEGTWAIVDFPLDNFNNNYPTIPYYKRRPSGCIIQDMPNGYSRVTWVEHVEIDSTPLNQTINHLVSSGNVFGAKRWLSVLQRQCERIASLMARNISDLGVIPSPEARKNVMYLSQRMIRTFCMNISNACGQSWTALSDSAEDTVRIATRKVSGPGEPNGLILTAVSTTWLPYPHYQVFDLLRDERRRSQLDVLSNGNALQEVAHIANGSHPGNCVSLLRINVASNSSQKVELMLQESCTDDSGSLIVYTTVDVDSIQLAMNGEDPECIPLLPVGFVIHPLENGSSSHDGSSLDNDQTSENGNNLPADLSGCLLTVGLQVLASTIPTAKLNLSSVTAINQHICNTVQQISAALGNHGSNIGTTSSNDNDNIIIASLGEPSAPAPPPVQPDQVSTP, from the exons ATGTTTGGAGATTGCCAGATTCTGTCATCCATGGGAGGGAATGGTGTTCCTTCAGATTCCTATTATCCCTCCTCCATCCAGAACCCTAGCTTCAGCTTCATGACTAACCTCCCTTTCAACATTTTCCCTCCAGCCCTTATTCCC AAGGAGGAAAACGGGATGTCAAGAAGCAAGGAGGAGATCTTGGAAAGTGGTTCTGGAAGTGAACATGTCGAAGGAGGAGTATCCGGGAACGAGCAAGAAGCCGAACAACAGCAGCCCACAAAGAAAAAACGCTACCATAGGCATACTGCTCGCCAGATCCAAGAAATGGAGGc GTTGTTTAAGGAGTGCCCACATCCAGACGACAAGCAAAGGCTGAAACTTAGCCAAGATTTAGGCCTGAAACCGCGTCAGGTCAAGTTCTGGTTCCAAAACCGTCGAACCCAGATGAAG GCACAGCAAGACCGGGCAGATAATGCTATACTTAGAGCCGAGAATGAGAGCTTGAAGAATGAGAACTATAGGTTGCAAGCTGCCCTTAGGAACGTCGTTTGCCCCAATTGTGGTGGTCCGGCGGTTCTTGGCGAGATGGGCTTTGATGAACAAACTGTTCGTCTTGAAAATGCGAGGCTCAAGGAAGAG TTAATGCAGTATGATCGTGTCTGCGCCTTACTTTCGCAGTACGGTGGGAGGGCAATCCCAGAAATCGGGACAAGTTCCCTTTTGGCTCCTTCCTTGGATTTGGACATCAACATGCTTCCAAGGAAGTTTGAAGAGCCAATTGGTGACTGCCCAGGCATGCTATCTATGCCGTTCATTCCAGAAAATCCCAACTTTTCTGGCGGAGTTCTGATTCTAGACGAGGAGAAAAGCATTGCAATGGAGCTGGCTATTTCATCCGTGGAGGAGCTCATGAAGATGTGCCAAGCTTGTGAACCCCTTTGGCTAAGAACCAGCGATGGTTCAAAAGAAGTGCTAAACGTGGACGAGTACAGAAGGCTGTTTCAGTGGGGAGTGGACCTCAAGCAGAATCCATCCCAAGTCAGGACCGAAGCCACCCGCCACAATGCGGTTGTTATTATGAATAGCATCACTCTGGTTGATGCATTTCTTGATGCT AACAAATGGATGGAACTGTTCCCATCAATTGTCTCTAGAGCAAAAACCCTTCAAGTTGTTACCTCTGGGATTTCTGGTCAAGCTAGTGGTTCTCTTCAGCTG ATGTATGCTGAACTGCAAGTACCATCTCCATTGGTGCCCACCCGAGAGTCTCATTTCTTGCGTTACTGCCACCAGAATGCCGAGGAGGGAACTTGGGCAATTGTGGACTTCCCCCTGGACAATTTCAACAACAATTACCCTACAATTCCCTACTACAAGAGAAGGCCTTCTGGGTGTATCATCCAAGACATGCCCAATGGATATTCAAGG GTTACCTGGGTGGAGCACGTGGAAATTGATTCAACCCCTCTCAATCAAACAATTAACCATTTGGTCAGCAGCGGCAATGTTTTTGGAGCAAAACGTTGGCTATCTGTTTTGCAACGACAGTGTGAAAGAATTGCTAGCCTAATGGCCCGAAACATCTCTGATCTTGGag TGATACCATCTCCAGAAGCAAGAAAAAATGTGATGTATCTGTCGCAGAGGATGATAAGGACTTTTTGTATGAATATAAGCAATGCATGTGGGCAATCATGGACAGCCCTTTCTGATTCTGCTGAGGACACAGTTAGAATTGCAACCAGGAAAGTCTCAGGACCTGGTGAACCCAATGGCCTCATTCTCACTGCTGTCTCAACCACTTGGTTGCCATATCCGCACTACCAAGTCTTTGATCTCCTCAGGGATGAACGACGCAGATCTCAG CTTGATGTGCTTTCCAATGGGAATGCATTGCAAGAAGTGGCTCATATAGCCAATGGCTCTCATCCTGGAAATTGCGTTTCTCTTCTTCGTATTAAT GTGGCAAGCAACTCATCCCAGAAAGTGGAGCTGATGCTGCAAGAGAGCTGCACCGATGATTCCGGAAGTTTAATCGTGTACACCACAGTCGATGTTGATTCAATTCAGCTAGCAATGAACGGTGAAGACCCTGAATGTATCCCTCTCCTGCCAGTGGGATTCGTTATTCACCCCCTTGAAAATGGCAGCAGCAGCCATGACGGCAGCAGCCTGGACAATGATCAGACTTCTGAAAATGGAAACAATTTGCCTGCTGATCTCTCCGGTTGCTTGCTCACTGTGGGACTCCAAGTCCTAGCCAGCACCATCCCAACTGCAAAGCTCAACCTTTCAAGTGTCACCGCCATCAACCAACACATCTGCAACACAGTCCAGCAAATCAGTGCTGCATTAGGCAACCATGGAAGCAACATTGGCACTACTAGTTCGAATGACAATGACAACATCATCATCGCCTCATTGGGCGAGCCATCGGCACCTGCACCACCACCAGTCCAACCTGATCAGGTCTCCACTCCCTAA